A genomic segment from Microcella flavibacter encodes:
- a CDS encoding M15 family metallopeptidase — protein MPLPRRVPRSRGLRRRGAGAAPALAVAGVLLAGLAACAPAVEPAPPAVSELPAPVIPSPSSTPSPTPTPSPSPSFDRSALSIDDPASLWVVSNKRRPLQPTDFVPPDLVPVPVAYTNAPSLRREAADAAVAVVQAARDEAGLELLSLSAYRSYGVQVSVYNGVVAQQGQQAADLVSARPGHSEHQTGLAIDFGSQPQVCSLQPCFGETPHGQWLASNAHRFGFVLRYPDGATPVTGFSYEPWHFRYVGLELAAEMRATGVATLEEFFGLPAAPDYG, from the coding sequence ATGCCGTTGCCGCGCCGAGTCCCGAGGTCGAGGGGCCTTCGTCGGCGGGGGGCGGGGGCGGCTCCGGCGCTCGCGGTCGCGGGCGTGCTGCTCGCGGGGCTCGCGGCCTGCGCGCCCGCGGTCGAGCCGGCGCCGCCGGCCGTGTCGGAGCTGCCCGCGCCGGTCATCCCGAGCCCGTCATCGACGCCCTCGCCGACGCCGACCCCCTCGCCCTCGCCGAGCTTCGACCGCTCGGCGCTCTCGATCGACGATCCGGCCTCGCTCTGGGTGGTGTCGAACAAGCGGCGGCCGCTGCAACCGACCGACTTCGTTCCACCGGATCTCGTGCCGGTGCCCGTGGCGTACACGAACGCGCCCTCGCTGCGGCGGGAGGCCGCGGATGCCGCCGTCGCGGTCGTGCAGGCCGCGCGCGACGAGGCGGGGCTGGAGCTGCTGTCGCTGAGCGCGTACCGCAGTTACGGGGTGCAGGTCTCGGTGTACAACGGCGTCGTCGCGCAGCAGGGGCAGCAGGCCGCGGACCTCGTCAGTGCCCGCCCCGGCCACAGCGAGCACCAGACCGGGCTCGCGATCGACTTCGGCTCGCAGCCCCAGGTGTGCTCGCTGCAGCCCTGCTTCGGCGAGACGCCTCACGGGCAGTGGTTGGCGTCGAACGCTCATCGCTTCGGGTTCGTGCTGCGGTACCCGGACGGGGCGACGCCGGTGACGGGGTTCTCGTACGAGCCGTGGCACTTCCGGTACGTGGGTCTCGAACTCGCGGCCGAGATGCGCGCGACCGGGGTCGCGACGCTCGAGGAGTTCTTCGGGCTGCCTGCCGCGCCCGACTACGGGTAG
- a CDS encoding MalY/PatB family protein, producing the protein MPAEPAPIDVVALHASWDALTAEELHTAGGMKWSYFPVPLGAWVAESDLGTPAEVTEAVVAAMRAGVTGYLPPAVSAEMSRATADWMRDRYGWEVPAESIHPIADVITGLDVAIEHYSRAGSAVVVPTPAYMPFLQVPVRHGRAVVEVPNALLPDGRETLDLAGIEAALVEGAGLVVLCNPLNPGGRVFEREELAALSEVVARHDARVFADEVHAPLVFAPHRHVPYASVSAASAGHSVTATSASKAFNLPGLKAAQFITHSDADEAVWQTIGPLASHGASTLGVIANTAAYRWGAPWLEAQLSYLDRNRRLLAALLEEHLPEVRFRMPEGTYIAWLDVSALELGDDPALALRERAGVALTDGRACGAAGVGHVRMILATPAPVLEQIVLAIRDAVRG; encoded by the coding sequence TTGCCGGCTGAGCCCGCGCCGATCGACGTCGTCGCGCTCCACGCGTCGTGGGATGCGCTCACCGCTGAGGAGCTACATACCGCGGGCGGCATGAAGTGGAGCTACTTCCCCGTGCCGCTCGGCGCGTGGGTCGCGGAGTCCGATCTCGGCACGCCCGCCGAGGTGACGGAGGCCGTCGTCGCCGCCATGCGGGCGGGGGTGACGGGGTACCTGCCTCCGGCGGTGAGCGCCGAGATGAGCCGGGCGACCGCCGACTGGATGCGGGATCGCTACGGCTGGGAGGTGCCGGCGGAGAGCATCCACCCGATTGCCGACGTCATCACCGGACTCGATGTCGCGATCGAGCACTACTCCCGAGCGGGCTCGGCGGTGGTCGTGCCGACGCCGGCATACATGCCGTTCCTGCAGGTGCCGGTGCGGCACGGACGCGCGGTCGTCGAGGTGCCGAACGCGCTGCTGCCGGACGGGCGCGAGACGCTCGACCTCGCGGGCATCGAGGCGGCGCTCGTCGAGGGCGCCGGGCTCGTGGTGCTGTGCAATCCGCTGAATCCGGGCGGGCGCGTGTTCGAGCGCGAGGAGCTGGCGGCGCTCTCCGAGGTCGTCGCGCGGCACGATGCGCGGGTCTTCGCCGACGAGGTGCATGCGCCGCTCGTGTTCGCGCCGCATCGGCATGTTCCGTATGCGAGCGTGAGCGCGGCATCCGCCGGTCACAGCGTCACGGCCACGAGCGCCTCGAAGGCGTTCAACCTGCCGGGGCTGAAGGCGGCGCAGTTCATCACGCACTCCGACGCCGATGAGGCGGTGTGGCAGACGATCGGCCCTCTCGCGAGCCACGGGGCGAGCACCCTCGGCGTCATCGCGAACACGGCGGCGTACCGGTGGGGCGCTCCGTGGCTGGAGGCGCAGCTGTCGTACCTCGACCGCAACCGCCGCCTGCTGGCCGCGCTGCTCGAGGAGCACCTGCCCGAGGTGCGATTCCGGATGCCCGAGGGCACGTACATCGCCTGGCTCGACGTGAGCGCGCTCGAGCTCGGCGACGATCCCGCGCTCGCGCTGCGCGAGCGGGCCGGCGTCGCCCTCACCGACGGGCGCGCGTGCGGAGCGGCCGGCGTCGGCCACGTGCGCATGATCCTCGCGACCCCCGCGCCGGTGCTCGAGCAGATCGTGCTCGCCATCCGCGATGCGGTGCGCGGGTAA
- the pgm gene encoding phosphoglucomutase (alpha-D-glucose-1,6-bisphosphate-dependent) has translation MTRAGTPAQPSDLIDVDAVVAAYHDRTPDLDDPAQRVVFGTSGHRGSSLDGAFTDTHIAAITQAIVEYRAQQGVRGPIFVGADTHALSAPAQRTALEVLTAHGILTFVDANDDYVPTPALSHAIIAHNRHAAQDAQADGIVITPSHNPPRDGGFKYNPPHGGPADSDATGWIAARANEIIANGSRDVKRGTAVETNAYDFREHYVSDLASIIDVEAIRASGLHIGADPLGGAAVSYWQRIAELHGLDLTTVNPFVDPAWGFMTLDWDEKIRMDPSSPSAMASVLAHRDDYAILTGNDADADRHGIVTPDGGLMNPNHYLAVAIEYLYAHRPDWRADAAIGKTLVSSSMIDRVAAGLGRRLDEVPVGFKWFVPGLIDGSVAFGGEESAGASFVRRDGTVWTTDKDGILLALLASEITAVTGSTPSQLYTGLTSRYGAPAYQRVDAPADAAQKAALSKLSGDAISASELAGEPITAKLSHAPGNGAAIGGVKVVTENAWFAARPSGTEDVYKIYAESFRGEEHLAQVQQEAKAIVDAALAG, from the coding sequence ATGACCCGCGCCGGAACCCCCGCCCAGCCCTCCGACCTCATCGACGTCGACGCCGTCGTCGCGGCGTACCACGACCGCACCCCCGACCTGGATGACCCGGCGCAGCGCGTGGTCTTCGGCACGAGCGGCCACCGCGGCTCGAGCCTCGACGGCGCCTTCACCGACACCCACATCGCCGCGATCACGCAGGCGATCGTCGAGTACCGCGCCCAGCAGGGCGTGCGCGGCCCGATCTTCGTCGGCGCCGACACCCATGCGCTCTCCGCCCCCGCTCAGCGCACCGCCCTCGAGGTGCTGACGGCCCACGGCATCCTGACCTTCGTCGATGCCAACGACGACTACGTGCCGACCCCCGCGCTCAGCCACGCGATCATCGCCCACAACCGCCACGCGGCGCAGGATGCCCAGGCCGACGGCATCGTCATCACCCCGTCGCACAACCCTCCGCGCGACGGCGGCTTCAAGTACAACCCGCCGCACGGCGGCCCCGCCGACTCCGACGCCACGGGCTGGATCGCGGCGCGCGCGAACGAGATCATCGCGAACGGCAGCCGCGACGTGAAGCGCGGCACGGCGGTCGAGACGAACGCGTACGACTTCCGCGAGCACTACGTCAGCGACCTCGCCTCGATCATCGACGTCGAGGCGATCCGCGCTTCGGGCCTGCACATCGGCGCCGACCCGCTCGGCGGCGCCGCGGTCAGCTACTGGCAGCGCATCGCCGAGCTGCACGGCCTCGACCTGACGACGGTGAACCCCTTCGTCGACCCGGCCTGGGGCTTCATGACCCTCGATTGGGACGAGAAGATCCGCATGGATCCGTCGAGCCCGAGCGCGATGGCCAGCGTGCTCGCGCACAGAGACGACTACGCGATCCTCACCGGCAACGACGCCGACGCCGACCGCCACGGCATCGTCACCCCCGACGGCGGGCTGATGAACCCCAACCACTACCTCGCGGTCGCGATCGAGTACCTCTACGCGCACCGCCCCGACTGGCGCGCCGACGCCGCGATCGGCAAGACCCTCGTCTCGTCGAGCATGATCGACCGCGTCGCCGCCGGCCTCGGCCGCCGCCTCGACGAGGTGCCGGTGGGCTTCAAGTGGTTCGTGCCGGGCCTCATCGACGGTTCGGTCGCCTTCGGCGGCGAGGAGAGCGCGGGCGCGAGCTTCGTGCGCCGCGACGGCACCGTCTGGACGACCGATAAGGACGGCATTCTGCTCGCCCTGCTCGCGAGCGAGATCACGGCCGTCACCGGGTCGACGCCCTCCCAGCTCTACACGGGGCTGACCTCGCGCTACGGCGCTCCGGCGTACCAGCGGGTGGATGCTCCGGCCGACGCCGCGCAGAAGGCCGCGCTCTCGAAGCTCTCGGGCGACGCCATCTCGGCCTCCGAGCTCGCGGGCGAGCCCATCACGGCGAAGCTCTCGCACGCGCCCGGCAACGGCGCGGCGATCGGCGGCGTCAAGGTCGTCACCGAGAACGCCTGGTTCGCGGCCCGCCCGAGCGGCACCGAGGACGTCTACAAGATCTACGCCGAGTCCTTCCGCGGCGAGGAGCACCTCGCGCAGGTGCAGCAGGAGGCCAAGGCGATCGTGGACGCCGCTCTTGCCGGCTGA
- the pheA gene encoding prephenate dehydratase, translating to MSAAPDATPVYSYLGPVGTFTWEALRQVPEAEGAAWRSVSNVGEALDDVMSGRSVAAMIAIENSVEGGVSATQDALATIPGLRIIGEYLVPVSFVLVGRPGTALADVRVIAAHPVAYAQCRRFLESQLPSHGHVPAASNVAAATSLLASELAEAAIAPPGITDHHPLQLLAEGIGDNPNAVTRFVLVSRTLGLPARTGADKTSIIVELPDDAPGRLLEMLEQFATRGVNMSLLESRPIGDALGRYRFVIDLDGHVHDERVADALLGLKRFSPAVMFLGSYPRADRQQIEVVSQYGDEVFTDARDWLRGILSGEPEA from the coding sequence ATGAGCGCAGCCCCCGACGCGACCCCGGTCTACAGCTACCTGGGCCCCGTCGGCACCTTCACCTGGGAGGCTCTGCGGCAGGTGCCCGAGGCCGAGGGCGCCGCCTGGCGCAGCGTCAGCAACGTGGGCGAGGCGCTCGACGACGTCATGTCGGGGCGCAGCGTCGCCGCGATGATCGCGATCGAGAACTCGGTCGAGGGCGGCGTGAGCGCGACGCAGGATGCTCTGGCCACGATCCCCGGACTGCGCATCATCGGCGAGTACCTGGTGCCCGTGAGCTTCGTGCTCGTCGGTCGGCCGGGAACGGCGCTCGCCGACGTGCGGGTCATCGCCGCGCATCCCGTCGCCTACGCCCAGTGCCGCCGCTTCCTCGAATCGCAGCTGCCCAGTCACGGCCACGTGCCCGCCGCCTCGAACGTCGCGGCGGCGACGAGCCTGCTCGCCTCCGAGCTCGCCGAGGCCGCGATCGCGCCGCCCGGCATCACCGACCACCACCCGCTCCAGCTGCTCGCCGAGGGCATCGGCGACAACCCGAACGCGGTGACGCGCTTCGTGCTCGTGAGCCGCACCCTCGGGCTGCCCGCCCGCACCGGCGCCGACAAGACGAGCATCATCGTCGAGCTGCCCGACGACGCCCCCGGCCGCCTGCTCGAGATGCTCGAGCAGTTCGCCACCCGCGGCGTCAACATGAGCCTGCTCGAGTCGCGGCCCATCGGCGACGCCCTCGGCCGCTACCGCTTCGTCATCGACCTCGACGGGCACGTGCACGACGAGCGCGTCGCCGACGCCCTGCTCGGCCTCAAGCGGTTCAGCCCCGCCGTGATGTTCCTCGGCTCGTACCCGCGCGCCGACCGTCAGCAGATCGAGGTCGTCTCGCAGTACGGCGACGAGGTCTTCACGGACGCGCGCGACTGGCTGCGCGGCATCCTCTCGGGCGAGCCCGAGGCGTAG
- a CDS encoding NADPH:quinone reductase: protein MRAIVFSQPGPSSVLELVDRDVVAPGPGEVRVRVAVSGVNPTDWKARAGKPLEVDEAVPNQDGSGVIDAVGADVDGLRVGDRVWIFLAAHERPTGTAQEFTVLPASRVVRLPEGVGFDVAASLGVPAMTAHRALTVHEFGPARLAPAALDGRVVLVQGGAGAVGHAAIQLAVWAGATVIATVSSDDKAELARAAGAHHVLQYPDAELAAEVLALAPSGVDHVVEVAPAQNAALDVEVLANHGSIAYYANNNGDDFTAPIVASFAKNARWQGLLLYTVERDALARAAADITAALEAGALPVGAEAGLPLTWFALDDAAAAHDAVEAGVTGKVLICVADDLR from the coding sequence ATGCGTGCCATCGTCTTCTCCCAGCCCGGCCCCTCCTCCGTCCTCGAGCTCGTCGACCGCGATGTCGTCGCACCCGGCCCCGGCGAGGTGCGGGTGCGGGTCGCCGTCTCGGGCGTCAACCCGACCGACTGGAAGGCCCGCGCGGGCAAGCCGCTCGAGGTCGACGAGGCCGTGCCGAACCAGGACGGCTCCGGCGTGATCGACGCCGTCGGCGCGGACGTCGACGGCCTGCGGGTCGGCGACCGGGTGTGGATCTTCCTCGCCGCCCACGAGCGCCCGACGGGCACGGCGCAGGAGTTCACCGTTCTGCCGGCGAGCCGCGTCGTGCGGCTGCCCGAGGGCGTCGGGTTCGACGTCGCCGCGAGCCTCGGCGTTCCCGCGATGACCGCCCACCGCGCCCTCACCGTGCACGAGTTCGGCCCGGCCCGCCTCGCGCCCGCCGCCCTCGACGGCCGCGTCGTCCTCGTGCAGGGCGGCGCGGGGGCCGTCGGGCACGCCGCGATCCAGCTCGCCGTCTGGGCGGGAGCGACCGTGATCGCCACGGTCAGCAGCGACGACAAGGCCGAGCTCGCCCGCGCCGCCGGCGCGCATCACGTGCTGCAGTACCCGGATGCCGAGCTCGCGGCTGAGGTGCTCGCCCTCGCCCCGAGCGGCGTCGACCACGTCGTCGAGGTCGCGCCGGCGCAGAACGCCGCCCTCGACGTCGAGGTGCTCGCCAACCACGGCAGCATCGCGTACTACGCGAACAACAACGGCGACGACTTCACCGCTCCGATCGTGGCGAGCTTCGCCAAGAACGCCCGCTGGCAGGGGCTGCTGCTCTACACCGTCGAGCGGGATGCCCTCGCCCGCGCCGCGGCGGATATCACCGCCGCGCTCGAGGCGGGCGCGCTGCCCGTCGGCGCCGAGGCCGGGCTGCCGCTGACGTGGTTCGCGCTCGACGACGCGGCGGCCGCGCACGATGCGGTCGAGGCCGGGGTCACCGGCAAGGTGCTCATCTGCGTCGCGGACGACCTGCGCTGA